One window from the genome of Metabacillus flavus encodes:
- a CDS encoding DUF350 domain-containing protein encodes MNPFWENELVQTAAYYSVVVLCMVVFMSIFELVTKYKNWDEIQKGNLAVAMTTGGKIFGIANIFRFSIEQHNSLFEMIGWGCYGFFLMLLGYFIYEFLTPKFRIDEEIEKDNRAVGFISMVISVGLSYVIGSNI; translated from the coding sequence ATGAATCCTTTCTGGGAAAATGAACTGGTCCAGACTGCTGCCTATTACAGTGTTGTTGTTTTATGTATGGTCGTGTTCATGAGTATCTTTGAACTTGTAACCAAATATAAAAATTGGGATGAAATTCAAAAGGGAAACCTTGCAGTGGCCATGACAACCGGCGGCAAAATTTTCGGGATCGCCAATATCTTTCGTTTTTCCATTGAACAGCATAATTCGCTTTTTGAGATGATCGGCTGGGGTTGCTACGGCTTCTTCCTCATGCTGCTCGGTTATTTTATTTATGAGTTTTTAACACCAAAATTCCGGATTGACGAAGAAATTGAAAAAGACAACCGTGCAGTAGGATTCATTTCAATGGTCATCTCAGTGGGGCTATCCTACGTCATTGGATCAAACATTTAA
- the polX gene encoding DNA polymerase/3'-5' exonuclease PolX, with product MHKKDVIKLLETIAIYMELKGENPFKISAFRKAANALEQDERSLSSIEDFTKLQGIGKGTAAVIQEFLQTGESEALAQLKKEVPEGLIPLLKLPGLGGKKIAKLYKELGVDGVESLKKACIEHKIQGLAGFGIKTEEKILAAVEDIGKRPERLPLAFMLPIASDIEAYLAECPDIIRYSKAGSIRRMAETVKDLDFIISASEPEKVRDYLMKIPHKGDVIAGGDTKVSVELMYDFAVSADFRIVKDEEFASTLHHFTGSKDHNVRMRQLAKEQGKKISEYGVEDLETGQIETFKDEAEFFARFGLPFIPPELREDGKEVEERVNVDELVSNDQIIADLHMHSTYSDGAFTIEEMANACRAKGYKYMAITDHSQYLKVANGLTPERLREQRKEIDRLNEKFNDFTILAGVEMDILPDGTLDYDDEMLQELDIVIASIHSSFSQPREKIMERLKTALTSLHVDIIAHPTGRLIGRRDGYDVDIDMLIQLAKETDTALELNANPNRLDLSAEHLKKAQEAGVKLVINTDAHSLDMLEHMPIGISTAIKGNVKGENVLNTWELDQLKQFLNRHDS from the coding sequence ATACATAAAAAGGACGTCATTAAGCTTCTTGAAACGATTGCTATTTATATGGAACTTAAAGGAGAAAACCCATTTAAAATTTCAGCGTTTCGAAAAGCAGCCAATGCACTGGAGCAGGATGAAAGAAGCTTAAGCTCCATTGAGGATTTCACGAAGCTGCAGGGAATTGGTAAAGGAACGGCAGCAGTCATACAGGAATTTTTGCAAACAGGAGAGTCTGAGGCTTTGGCCCAACTGAAAAAAGAAGTTCCCGAGGGCTTAATCCCTTTACTAAAGCTTCCTGGACTTGGCGGGAAAAAAATTGCCAAGCTGTATAAGGAATTAGGCGTTGACGGTGTTGAATCGTTGAAAAAAGCCTGCATTGAGCATAAAATACAAGGACTGGCCGGATTTGGCATAAAAACAGAAGAAAAGATTCTTGCTGCAGTTGAAGATATAGGAAAGAGACCGGAACGTCTGCCTCTTGCTTTTATGCTCCCGATTGCAAGCGATATTGAAGCCTATTTAGCTGAATGCCCTGATATTATCAGGTATTCTAAAGCTGGATCTATCAGAAGAATGGCTGAAACCGTGAAAGATCTCGATTTTATCATTTCAGCTTCTGAACCTGAAAAGGTCAGGGACTACCTTATGAAAATCCCGCACAAAGGTGATGTGATTGCAGGCGGCGATACGAAGGTTTCGGTAGAACTCATGTATGATTTTGCCGTCAGTGCAGATTTCCGGATTGTAAAGGATGAGGAGTTTGCATCAACCCTGCACCATTTTACCGGATCGAAGGATCATAATGTCCGCATGCGCCAGCTTGCCAAGGAGCAGGGGAAAAAAATCAGTGAATATGGGGTAGAGGATTTAGAAACCGGCCAAATTGAGACCTTTAAAGATGAGGCTGAATTTTTCGCCCGCTTTGGTTTGCCATTTATCCCGCCCGAGCTGAGAGAGGACGGGAAAGAAGTGGAGGAACGGGTCAATGTGGATGAGCTAGTCTCAAACGATCAAATCATTGCTGACCTTCACATGCACTCCACATACAGCGATGGTGCCTTTACAATAGAAGAAATGGCCAATGCGTGCCGAGCAAAAGGCTACAAGTATATGGCCATAACCGATCATTCCCAGTATTTAAAAGTGGCAAACGGTCTGACACCTGAAAGACTGAGAGAGCAGCGAAAAGAAATTGACCGCCTCAATGAGAAATTCAACGATTTTACCATTCTCGCTGGAGTGGAAATGGATATTCTGCCTGACGGGACACTGGATTACGATGATGAGATGCTGCAGGAGCTGGACATTGTCATTGCGTCCATTCATTCAAGCTTCTCACAGCCAAGAGAAAAGATTATGGAAAGGCTTAAAACAGCTTTAACGAGCCTCCATGTGGATATCATTGCCCACCCGACCGGCCGGCTGATCGGCAGAAGGGATGGCTATGATGTGGATATCGATATGCTGATTCAGCTCGCAAAAGAGACGGATACAGCACTCGAGTTAAACGCTAATCCAAACAGACTGGATCTAAGTGCCGAGCACTTGAAAAAAGCTCAGGAGGCTGGAGTGAAGCTCGTCATCAATACGGACGCGCACAGCCTGGACATGCTCGAACATATGCCAATCGGTATTTCAACCGCGATAAAAGGAAATGTAAAAGGGGAAAATGTCTTAAATACTTGGGAACTGGATCAGCTTAAACAATTTCTGAACAGACATGATTCCTGA
- a CDS encoding CvpA family protein: MLDLILAVLLLFGILTGLRRGFIMQLVHLTGFIIAYIVAYLYCDDLAPKLELWIPYPSMGEGQAAISFFTGGQLEEAYYRAIAFAILFFGTKIVTQIIGSMLDFIAMLPVIKQLNRWGGAILGFAEVYLIVFILLFIGGLLPMENVQNAMKNSALTNTIVHHTPYFSDKVNELWIQYTGKS; encoded by the coding sequence ATGCTTGATCTGATCCTGGCAGTCTTACTGCTATTTGGAATACTTACCGGTTTGAGGCGCGGCTTTATCATGCAGCTTGTCCATCTTACCGGATTTATCATTGCTTACATTGTAGCATATTTATATTGTGATGATTTAGCTCCTAAACTCGAATTGTGGATTCCTTATCCATCAATGGGAGAAGGACAGGCTGCCATCTCATTTTTTACTGGCGGGCAGCTGGAGGAAGCCTATTACCGGGCAATAGCGTTTGCTATTTTATTTTTCGGTACAAAAATTGTTACGCAAATCATTGGATCCATGCTCGATTTCATAGCTATGCTTCCGGTTATCAAGCAGCTTAACCGCTGGGGCGGGGCCATTCTTGGTTTTGCAGAAGTTTATCTCATCGTGTTTATCCTTCTTTTCATCGGAGGTCTGCTTCCAATGGAAAATGTTCAGAATGCTATGAAGAATTCTGCATTAACGAATACAATTGTCCATCATACACCATACTTTTCCGATAAGGTGAATGAACTGTGGATTCAATATACCGGCAAGTCTTAA
- the zapA gene encoding cell division protein ZapA, with translation MSNRSKTKTNVDIYGQQYSIIGTESTSHMRLVASIVDDKMREMNSHNPSLDINKLAVLTAVNVVHEYLKLKEECELLERKLSEKD, from the coding sequence TTGTCGAATCGTTCAAAGACTAAAACGAATGTTGATATATATGGTCAGCAATATTCCATCATAGGAACGGAAAGCACAAGCCATATGCGCCTTGTCGCATCCATTGTAGACGACAAAATGCGCGAAATGAACAGTCATAACCCTTCTCTTGATATTAACAAATTGGCCGTTTTGACAGCGGTGAATGTCGTACACGAATACTTAAAATTAAAAGAAGAATGCGAGCTTCTGGAAAGAAAGCTTTCAGAAAAGGATTGA
- a CDS encoding GNAT family N-acetyltransferase — MNELIAKEINIEEHHMDGLSNLLKLVVEEGSAVGFMPPMPLAAAAEYWKSLPSKGVILFTVEINGVIAGSVQLHLSLKQNGLHRAEIAKLMTHPNYRKRGIARLLMEKAEQRAGEEHRSLLVLDTREGAPSNNLYVSMGYTAAGIIPAYAKSADGSLHSTVIYYKQLVEA, encoded by the coding sequence ATAAACGAACTGATAGCAAAGGAAATCAATATAGAAGAACATCATATGGACGGACTTTCAAATCTGTTAAAGCTCGTGGTAGAGGAAGGATCCGCCGTAGGATTTATGCCGCCTATGCCACTGGCAGCGGCAGCTGAATACTGGAAAAGTCTGCCCTCAAAAGGGGTAATTCTATTTACCGTTGAGATAAATGGCGTGATTGCCGGAAGTGTCCAATTGCATCTTTCCCTTAAACAAAATGGTCTGCACAGGGCTGAAATCGCAAAACTGATGACTCATCCGAACTACCGTAAAAGGGGGATTGCCCGTCTGCTGATGGAAAAAGCAGAGCAGCGAGCGGGGGAAGAACACAGGAGTCTACTCGTTCTTGATACAAGAGAAGGTGCTCCGTCAAACAATTTGTATGTCTCAATGGGATATACGGCTGCGGGAATTATCCCCGCTTATGCAAAATCTGCGGACGGAAGCCTGCACTCCACGGTCATTTATTACAAACAGCTTGTCGAGGCATAA